A section of the Acidobacterium capsulatum ATCC 51196 genome encodes:
- the priA gene encoding replication restart helicase PriA, which produces MPAFCDVALPVPLDRAFTYSTGLFAPEVGARVLVPFRNEKLSGIVLRLHDDPPPVEAKPLLAVMDEQSILSPQLLDLARWIAQYYVAPIGEVLRAMLPLIAEVRRHVLYRITDTGREALFAGAQQGSSRRSRLPAAEQDREYAVLNYLESGDPARVSAIRSKTGASIDLLRGMLRKKWLARETAAETRTAQRTMRVARLAQSLDGEARLPRLNENQQTILAALAGIDGGVPVAQLRELDVPDSTLGTLVRRGLVAIEERPVDFLMSGLSIRHHGEHKLIEAQQQALAQITGSVEEGGFRPYLLHGVTGSGKTAVYLAAMRHALERGKSSILLVPEIGLTPQMAAQLHRAFGSEVALLHSALLPEERAEQWHRIRRREARVVVGTRSAIFAPVEDLGLILVDEEHDGSYKQESVPRYHARDVAVMRAKLAGATVVLGSATPSLESWNNAIEGKYTRIEMHERIHQRPMPEVELVDMRREFQETGAEHLFSRTLIDQTQATLDRGEQAIVLLNRRGYSFVVLCRACGEKLQCENCSISLTYHKAVTDAEAHAPVGQRLECHYCGYKRTIPQRCPKCDSEHLYFLGAGSQQGEERLQEIFPGARIGRMDRDTVRGRGDLERLLAKLHSGEINLLVGTQMIAKGHDIHGVTLVGVVGADHALGLPDFRAAERTFQLLTQVAGRAGRGELPGKVIVQTYYPEHYAVECARQHDFHSFAERELKYRRWMRYPPYAAITNVLLQSEDFGQLAHWAAALGRWLSAAEFPDVRVLGPATAPIARIKRMHRMHLLLKSQSRQSLQRVLRLLRHHAEEVGIPPRNLIIDVDAVHLM; this is translated from the coding sequence ATGCCCGCCTTCTGCGACGTCGCGCTGCCCGTTCCGCTCGATCGCGCCTTCACTTACTCCACCGGCCTCTTCGCGCCCGAGGTGGGCGCGCGTGTGCTCGTCCCGTTCCGCAATGAAAAACTCTCAGGCATCGTGCTGCGCCTGCATGATGACCCTCCGCCCGTTGAGGCCAAGCCGCTGCTCGCCGTCATGGATGAGCAAAGCATCCTCTCGCCGCAACTGCTCGACCTCGCCCGCTGGATCGCCCAATACTACGTCGCGCCCATCGGTGAGGTGCTGCGCGCCATGCTGCCGCTCATCGCCGAGGTGCGCCGCCACGTGCTCTACCGCATCACAGACACCGGCAGGGAAGCGCTCTTCGCCGGCGCGCAGCAAGGCTCCTCGCGCCGCTCGCGCCTTCCCGCCGCCGAGCAGGACCGCGAATACGCCGTCCTCAACTATCTCGAATCCGGCGATCCCGCGCGCGTCTCCGCCATCCGCTCCAAAACCGGAGCCTCCATTGATCTGCTGCGCGGCATGCTGCGCAAAAAGTGGCTCGCTCGCGAAACCGCCGCCGAGACCCGCACCGCGCAGCGCACCATGCGTGTCGCGCGCCTCGCGCAGTCGCTCGATGGCGAGGCCCGCCTGCCGCGCCTCAATGAAAATCAGCAGACCATCCTCGCCGCCCTCGCGGGCATCGACGGCGGCGTGCCCGTCGCGCAACTGCGCGAGCTGGATGTGCCCGATTCCACGCTCGGCACACTCGTGCGCCGCGGCCTCGTCGCCATCGAAGAGCGCCCGGTCGACTTCCTCATGTCCGGCCTCTCCATACGTCACCATGGAGAGCACAAATTAATCGAGGCGCAGCAGCAAGCCCTCGCACAGATCACCGGTTCTGTTGAAGAAGGTGGATTCCGCCCTTATCTCCTGCACGGCGTCACCGGCTCCGGAAAAACCGCCGTCTATCTCGCCGCCATGCGCCACGCGCTCGAGCGCGGCAAGTCCTCCATCCTGCTCGTGCCTGAGATCGGCCTCACTCCGCAAATGGCCGCGCAGCTCCATCGTGCCTTCGGCTCTGAGGTGGCGCTGCTGCACTCGGCGCTGCTGCCTGAGGAGCGCGCCGAGCAATGGCATCGCATCCGCCGCCGCGAGGCCCGCGTCGTCGTCGGCACCCGCTCGGCTATCTTTGCACCCGTCGAAGACCTCGGCCTCATCCTCGTCGATGAAGAGCACGATGGCAGCTACAAACAGGAGTCAGTCCCGCGCTACCACGCCCGCGACGTCGCCGTCATGCGCGCCAAGCTCGCCGGAGCCACCGTCGTGCTGGGCTCGGCCACACCCTCGCTTGAGAGCTGGAACAACGCCATCGAAGGCAAATACACGCGCATTGAAATGCACGAGCGCATCCACCAGCGCCCCATGCCTGAGGTGGAACTGGTCGACATGCGCCGCGAATTCCAGGAGACCGGCGCGGAGCATCTCTTCTCGCGCACCCTCATCGACCAGACGCAGGCCACGCTCGATCGTGGCGAGCAGGCCATCGTGCTGCTCAACCGCCGCGGCTACTCCTTCGTCGTGCTCTGCCGCGCCTGCGGAGAAAAGCTGCAGTGTGAAAACTGCTCCATCTCGCTCACTTATCACAAGGCTGTCACGGATGCCGAGGCGCACGCCCCCGTCGGCCAGCGCCTGGAATGTCACTATTGCGGTTACAAACGCACCATTCCCCAGCGTTGCCCCAAGTGCGACAGTGAGCATCTCTACTTTCTCGGTGCCGGTTCCCAGCAGGGCGAAGAGCGCCTGCAGGAAATTTTCCCCGGTGCGCGCATCGGCCGCATGGACCGTGACACCGTGCGCGGGCGCGGTGACCTCGAACGTCTGCTCGCCAAGCTCCACTCCGGCGAAATCAACCTGCTCGTCGGCACCCAGATGATCGCCAAGGGTCATGACATTCATGGCGTCACCCTGGTCGGCGTTGTTGGAGCCGATCACGCCCTTGGCCTGCCCGACTTTCGCGCCGCCGAGCGCACCTTCCAGTTGCTCACCCAGGTCGCCGGCCGCGCCGGCCGCGGCGAACTGCCCGGCAAGGTCATCGTGCAGACCTACTACCCTGAGCACTACGCCGTCGAGTGCGCGCGCCAGCACGACTTCCACTCATTCGCCGAGCGCGAGCTCAAATACCGCCGCTGGATGCGCTATCCACCCTACGCCGCCATCACCAACGTGCTGCTGCAAAGTGAAGACTTCGGCCAGCTCGCCCACTGGGCGGCGGCTCTCGGCCGCTGGCTCTCGGCGGCGGAGTTCCCCGACGTTCGCGTCCTCGGCCCGGCTACCGCGCCTATCGCGCGCATCAAGCGCATGCACCGCATGCATCTTCTCTTGAAGTCGCAATCGCGCCAGTCGCTGCAGCGCGTGCTCCGCCTGCTGCGCCACCACGCCGAAGAGGTCGGCATTCCCCCGCGCAACCTCATCATCGACGTCGATGCCGTGCACTTGATGTAA
- a CDS encoding uracil-DNA glycosylase, whose amino-acid sequence MSTRLPAGLAASLQARLRYYRDLGVYDVYRRGEPLAPAELAALLPSVAAPSPQPDPESTPQPAVSASPSVTVTRTEREEPALPPTVPHFMPSDSPIVPAAQRPEALRVLREEIGDCTRCQLAFEGRHKIVFGDGDPSARLMFVGEGPGADEDAQGLPFVGRAGQLLNNMIGAMGLERSQVYIANIVKCRPPQNRVPEPDEANTCTQFLFRQMQIVRPEMIVALGSTAATYLLGAKSPLKALRGRIHQAHGSKLIVTYHPAYLLRDPNQKKEAWADLQIAMRELGLKPQKPASKPAPASGQD is encoded by the coding sequence ATGAGTACCCGCCTGCCCGCCGGGCTTGCCGCATCGCTCCAGGCGCGCCTGCGCTACTACCGCGACCTCGGAGTCTATGATGTCTACCGCCGCGGCGAGCCGCTGGCTCCCGCCGAGTTAGCCGCGCTGCTGCCTTCCGTGGCCGCGCCCAGCCCGCAACCAGATCCGGAGTCAACCCCGCAGCCGGCCGTCAGCGCATCGCCATCTGTAACCGTTACCCGTACTGAAAGGGAAGAGCCCGCATTGCCGCCCACCGTGCCGCACTTCATGCCATCTGACTCGCCGATCGTGCCCGCCGCCCAGCGCCCCGAGGCGCTGCGTGTGCTGCGCGAAGAAATCGGCGATTGCACCCGCTGCCAGCTTGCCTTTGAGGGCCGCCACAAAATCGTCTTTGGCGATGGTGACCCCAGCGCTCGCCTCATGTTTGTCGGCGAGGGCCCCGGTGCCGATGAAGACGCGCAGGGCCTGCCTTTTGTGGGCCGCGCCGGCCAGTTGCTCAACAACATGATCGGCGCCATGGGGCTGGAGCGCAGCCAGGTCTACATCGCCAACATCGTCAAGTGCCGCCCGCCGCAAAACCGCGTCCCCGAGCCGGACGAAGCCAACACCTGCACCCAATTCCTCTTCCGCCAGATGCAGATCGTACGCCCCGAAATGATCGTGGCTCTCGGCTCCACCGCCGCCACCTATCTGCTCGGCGCCAAAAGCCCGCTCAAGGCATTGCGCGGCCGCATCCACCAGGCCCACGGCAGCAAGCTCATCGTCACCTATCACCCTGCCTATCTGCTGCGCGACCCCAATCAGAAGAAAGAGGCGTGGGCCGACCTGCAGATTGCCATGCGCGAGCTCGGCCTCAAGCCGCAAAAGCCCGCGTCAAAACCAGCCCCCGCATCCGGGCAGGATTAA
- the coaBC gene encoding bifunctional phosphopantothenoylcysteine decarboxylase/phosphopantothenate--cysteine ligase CoaBC yields the protein MKVTVGVSGGIAAYKSAELVRALQKQACDVHVAMTAAAQRFVQPLTFAALTGHKVLTSLWTEPEAGANSQLLSPIEHIDAAISTDALVVAPATADILARFAHGLADDFLTTTYLATTAPVTVAPAMNGNMWRHPATQANLATLRARGVTIVEPQSGYLACGMTGDGRMAAIDSIVEAVLAPLRFRNDMSGETVLITAGGTREALDPVRFLGNRSSGKMGYALAEAAQRRGARVILISAPTALQPPSGCEIVPVTTTGEMRAAVLARLPEASLIIKAAAVADYRPRIREEQKMKRTGPLTIDFEPTEDILAEVAARKTPGVLVIGFAAETENAIAHGRDKLLRKGADAIVLNDVSREGIGFDSDRNAATFLTRNTAIDMPEMTKRELAHRILDEVLVLRRPRLVLAEAGVESAAQ from the coding sequence ATGAAAGTCACGGTAGGCGTCAGCGGAGGCATCGCCGCATACAAAAGCGCCGAGCTGGTCCGCGCGCTTCAAAAGCAAGCCTGCGATGTGCATGTCGCCATGACGGCCGCCGCCCAGCGCTTTGTGCAGCCGCTCACCTTTGCCGCGCTCACCGGCCACAAGGTGCTCACCAGCCTCTGGACCGAGCCCGAAGCCGGCGCCAACAGCCAGCTCCTCTCACCCATCGAGCACATTGACGCCGCCATCTCGACCGATGCACTGGTCGTCGCTCCGGCCACGGCAGACATCCTGGCCAGGTTCGCGCATGGGTTGGCCGACGACTTCCTCACCACCACTTATCTGGCCACCACCGCGCCGGTCACCGTCGCCCCCGCCATGAACGGCAACATGTGGCGTCATCCCGCCACGCAGGCCAACCTCGCCACGCTGCGCGCTCGCGGAGTCACCATCGTCGAGCCCCAAAGCGGCTACCTCGCCTGCGGCATGACCGGCGACGGCCGCATGGCCGCGATTGATTCCATCGTCGAGGCCGTCCTCGCGCCGCTGCGCTTCCGCAATGACATGTCCGGGGAAACCGTGCTCATCACCGCCGGAGGCACCCGCGAAGCTCTCGATCCCGTCCGCTTCCTCGGCAATCGCTCCAGCGGAAAAATGGGCTACGCCCTCGCCGAAGCCGCACAGCGGCGCGGTGCCCGTGTCATCCTCATCAGCGCGCCCACCGCGTTGCAGCCTCCCTCCGGTTGTGAAATAGTGCCCGTCACCACCACCGGAGAAATGCGCGCCGCCGTGCTCGCCCGTCTGCCTGAGGCCTCGCTCATCATCAAGGCCGCCGCCGTCGCCGACTACCGCCCGCGCATCCGCGAAGAGCAGAAGATGAAGCGCACCGGCCCCCTCACCATCGATTTTGAGCCCACTGAGGACATTCTCGCCGAGGTCGCCGCCCGCAAAACTCCCGGCGTCCTCGTCATCGGCTTCGCCGCCGAGACTGAAAACGCCATCGCCCACGGCCGCGACAAGCTGCTGCGCAAGGGGGCCGACGCCATCGTGCTCAATGACGTCTCGCGCGAGGGCATCGGCTTTGATTCTGACCGCAACGCCGCCACCTTCCTCACGCGCAACACCGCCATTGACATGCCTGAGATGACCAAGCGCGAGCTGGCGCACCGCATTCTCGATGAAGTGCTCGTGCTGCGCCGCCCGCGTCTGGTGCTGGCGGAGGCTGGCGTGGAATCGGCCGCCCAATGA
- the rpoZ gene encoding DNA-directed RNA polymerase subunit omega: MPIEHQFDSHFRYVLVAARRARQLQQGSQPLMPGRSAKPHKQAQEEINAGLVGYIRNETPRRVELEETVVPRFAS; encoded by the coding sequence ATGCCCATCGAACACCAATTCGACAGCCACTTCCGGTACGTCCTGGTCGCGGCGCGGCGAGCCCGCCAGTTGCAGCAGGGCTCTCAGCCCCTGATGCCGGGCCGCAGTGCCAAGCCCCACAAACAGGCGCAGGAGGAAATCAACGCCGGCCTCGTCGGCTACATCCGCAATGAGACGCCCCGCCGGGTGGAGCTGGAAGAAACCGTCGTGCCCCGCTTCGCATCCTGA
- the gmk gene encoding guanylate kinase codes for MAGILFIISAPSGSGKSTLVNELRSNVKDLQFSVSYTTRQPRGSEQEGLAYHFVSREQFEAMIAADDLLEYAEVFGNYYGTGRGPLKEAFAQGKDMLLDIDVQGAAQVRHKMPEAVSIFVMPPTPEILERRLRNRSRAEGKVDEEVIARRLAKAKHEIENYHSYKYVLVNDELNRAVEDLTAIVKAERYHREGRAEPGKASDGVQRVLHLAEACRQQNAAPRLQPALKAFDVPLHPAPEAAASGIS; via the coding sequence TTGGCAGGCATTTTATTCATCATTTCGGCTCCGTCCGGCTCCGGCAAATCCACGCTGGTCAATGAGCTGCGCAGCAACGTCAAAGACCTCCAGTTCTCCGTCTCCTACACCACGCGCCAGCCGCGCGGCTCTGAGCAGGAGGGGCTGGCCTACCACTTCGTCAGCCGCGAGCAGTTCGAGGCCATGATCGCCGCCGATGATCTGCTGGAGTACGCTGAGGTCTTCGGCAACTACTACGGCACCGGCCGCGGCCCGCTGAAAGAAGCCTTCGCGCAGGGCAAAGACATGCTGCTGGACATCGACGTCCAGGGCGCCGCGCAGGTGCGCCACAAGATGCCCGAGGCCGTCTCCATTTTCGTCATGCCCCCCACCCCTGAAATTCTCGAGCGCCGCCTGCGCAATCGCAGCCGCGCCGAGGGCAAGGTGGACGAAGAGGTCATCGCCCGCCGTCTCGCCAAGGCCAAGCACGAGATTGAGAACTATCACAGCTACAAATACGTTTTGGTCAATGACGAGCTCAACCGCGCCGTCGAAGATCTCACCGCCATCGTGAAAGCCGAGCGCTACCATCGCGAGGGCCGCGCCGAGCCCGGCAAGGCCAGTGACGGAGTCCAGCGTGTCCTGCATCTCGCCGAGGCCTGCCGCCAGCAAAACGCCGCCCCGCGCTTGCAGCCGGCCCTCAAGGCCTTTGATGTCCCCCTCCATCCCGCTCCCGAGGCCGCCGCGTCAGGAATCAGTTGA
- a CDS encoding YicC/YloC family endoribonuclease gives MSTVYSMTGFARVEGKVSEGLAFTLALKSVNHRFLDLNLRLPGGSDALEMKLRPLLKEKLRRGHIELTLSLARTASGRVSVDAEMIRAYAEAFRNAAADLDLATQPDLNTILRLPGVISQDARANEDSVEALEAAVLAQIDALIEALNTMRQREGDALRADLRGCLDRLAELVEQVAGMREGVQQAYFERIQQRMSKMLDGNVDESRLLQEAALLAERSSIDEELVRLRAHIQHFHELLDAGGEVGKKLDFLLQEFNREANTLLSKTSGVAGNGTRITELGLAIKSEIEKAREQVQNLE, from the coding sequence ATGAGTACTGTTTATTCCATGACGGGTTTTGCCCGCGTTGAAGGCAAAGTTTCCGAGGGTCTCGCCTTCACCCTGGCGCTCAAGAGCGTCAACCATCGCTTTCTCGATCTCAATCTGCGGCTGCCCGGCGGCAGCGATGCGCTGGAGATGAAGCTGCGCCCGCTGCTCAAGGAGAAGCTTCGCCGCGGCCACATCGAGCTCACGCTGAGCCTTGCGCGCACCGCTTCGGGCCGCGTCAGCGTGGATGCCGAGATGATCCGCGCATACGCTGAAGCCTTCCGCAATGCCGCGGCCGATCTTGATCTAGCCACGCAGCCCGACCTCAACACCATCCTCCGCCTGCCCGGCGTCATCAGCCAGGATGCTCGCGCCAACGAGGATTCCGTCGAAGCTCTCGAAGCCGCCGTGCTGGCGCAAATCGATGCGCTGATTGAAGCCCTCAACACCATGCGCCAGCGCGAGGGCGATGCACTGCGAGCCGATCTTCGCGGTTGCCTTGATCGCCTGGCGGAATTGGTCGAGCAGGTCGCCGGCATGCGCGAGGGCGTGCAGCAGGCCTATTTTGAGCGTATTCAGCAGCGCATGAGCAAAATGCTCGACGGCAATGTGGATGAGTCGCGCCTGCTGCAGGAGGCCGCGTTGCTCGCCGAGCGCAGCAGCATTGATGAGGAGCTGGTTCGCCTCCGCGCGCACATCCAGCACTTTCATGAGCTGCTCGATGCCGGCGGCGAAGTCGGCAAAAAACTCGACTTCCTTCTGCAGGAATTCAATCGCGAGGCCAACACGCTGCTCTCCAAAACCAGCGGTGTCGCCGGCAACGGAACCCGCATCACCGAACTCGGCCTCGCCATCAAATCCGAGATCGAAAAAGCCCGCGAACAGGTACAAAATCTGGAGTAG
- a CDS encoding ABC transporter ATP-binding protein, translating into MKRLFRLLSYARHYLVYAFAAVVLAAGVGLFDAFRVLLVGPIFDDVLHPGGNSGNRQISLISQAGSHFHIHLTLQQFVPSGLHNDWNMVAYALVLSTLLKGICDYGGTYLASYAGYGTITDLRDDLYEAILRRSVSFFQKHATGTLLSALINDIERVQYAMATILSDFLQQFFTLIFMLYVVIALGGKLAWILLIFVPVVFASMRRIGRGVRKTTRKGQDKLAEIQNILHETITGNRIVKAFNMEFWELIRFRKAARRLLRANMRTVSAQALSSPLMDVIGAIAIALLLRVGHSSINHHSMQPGQFLAFIVALFKLYDPIRRFAVYYNSFQQALGSSQAIFDFIDDEDRVVEKPHAHKLKPFKEGIVLDHVSFRYQDEEGVKEVLHEIDLTIRRGEVLALVGPSGAGKTTLVNLIPRFFDVTSGRILIDGHDLRDVTLSSLREQIGKVTQETILFNDTVRNNIAYGQPDVPLARVVEAARAALAHEFIEAMPEGYDTIIGEKGFRLSGGQRQRLAIARAILKNAPILILDEATSALDAESESLVQAALANLMTDRTSIVIAHRLSTVRRADRIAVLEQGRITAIGSHEELLLSSPTYQKLHRLQFMDIDHKNDFDFVAREAAE; encoded by the coding sequence ATGAAGCGGTTGTTCCGGCTCCTATCCTATGCTCGGCATTATTTGGTCTACGCATTTGCCGCGGTGGTTCTGGCCGCGGGCGTAGGACTCTTCGACGCATTCCGCGTCCTGCTCGTCGGGCCTATTTTTGACGATGTGCTGCACCCCGGCGGCAACTCAGGCAACCGGCAGATTTCGCTCATCTCGCAGGCTGGCAGCCACTTCCATATCCATCTCACGCTGCAGCAGTTTGTGCCCTCGGGCCTGCACAATGACTGGAACATGGTCGCCTACGCGCTCGTGCTCTCCACGCTGCTCAAGGGCATCTGCGACTACGGCGGCACCTACCTCGCCAGTTATGCCGGCTACGGAACCATCACCGACCTGCGCGATGACCTCTACGAAGCCATTCTGCGCCGCTCGGTCTCGTTCTTTCAAAAGCACGCCACCGGCACGCTGCTCTCCGCGCTCATCAATGACATTGAGCGCGTGCAGTACGCCATGGCGACCATCCTGTCAGACTTTCTGCAGCAGTTCTTCACGCTCATCTTCATGCTTTACGTCGTGATTGCGCTCGGCGGCAAGCTCGCGTGGATTCTCCTCATCTTCGTCCCGGTCGTCTTTGCCTCCATGCGCCGCATTGGCCGTGGCGTGCGCAAAACCACGCGCAAAGGCCAGGACAAGCTCGCTGAAATTCAGAACATCCTTCACGAAACCATCACCGGCAACCGCATCGTGAAGGCCTTCAACATGGAGTTCTGGGAGCTGATCCGCTTCCGCAAAGCCGCGCGCCGTCTGCTGCGCGCCAACATGCGCACCGTGAGCGCGCAGGCCCTCAGCTCCCCGCTCATGGACGTCATCGGAGCCATTGCCATCGCGCTCCTGCTGCGCGTCGGCCACAGCAGCATCAACCATCACTCCATGCAGCCCGGCCAGTTCCTGGCCTTCATCGTCGCGCTCTTCAAGCTTTACGATCCCATTCGCCGCTTCGCTGTTTACTACAACAGCTTCCAGCAGGCGCTCGGCTCCTCGCAGGCCATCTTTGACTTCATCGATGATGAAGATCGCGTCGTCGAGAAGCCGCACGCCCACAAGCTCAAGCCCTTCAAAGAGGGCATCGTGCTCGATCACGTCAGCTTCCGCTATCAGGATGAAGAGGGCGTCAAGGAAGTCCTGCACGAAATCGACCTCACCATCCGCCGCGGCGAAGTGCTCGCCCTTGTCGGCCCCAGCGGAGCCGGCAAAACCACGCTCGTCAATCTGATTCCGCGCTTCTTTGACGTCACCTCCGGCCGCATTCTCATCGACGGCCACGACCTGCGCGACGTCACGCTCTCTTCGCTGCGCGAGCAGATCGGCAAGGTCACGCAGGAGACGATTCTCTTCAACGACACCGTGCGCAACAACATCGCCTATGGCCAGCCCGATGTGCCGCTCGCACGCGTCGTCGAGGCCGCCCGCGCCGCGCTCGCGCATGAGTTCATCGAGGCAATGCCTGAGGGCTACGACACCATCATTGGCGAGAAAGGCTTCCGTCTCTCCGGTGGACAGCGCCAGCGGCTCGCCATTGCCCGCGCCATTCTCAAGAACGCGCCCATCCTCATTCTGGATGAGGCTACCTCCGCGCTCGACGCCGAGAGTGAATCTCTGGTGCAGGCCGCGCTGGCCAATCTCATGACGGACCGCACCAGCATCGTCATCGCGCACCGGCTTTCCACCGTGCGCCGCGCCGACCGCATCGCTGTGCTGGAGCAGGGCCGCATCACCGCCATCGGCTCTCATGAGGAGCTGCTGCTCAGCTCACCCACTTACCAGAAGCTGCACAGGCTGCAATTTATGGATATCGACCACAAAAACGACTTCGATTTCGTCGCGCGTGAGGCTGCCGAATGA
- the rapZ gene encoding RNase adapter RapZ, translated as MPAPEPTRRAKKDASASPSPAHPASRELVILTGLSGAGKGSALKAFEDLGFYAVDNLPIELVPRFAELVAQSVEITRATLVVDVREGQSLAKFPQILQEVRQTLQTTVVFLEASQAVLLRRFSETRRPHPLGREEQVVHAIADEKQRLEPLRNVADMIVDTSRFNVHELRAYIQSKFTREGNAKSMLITCMSFGYKNGVPLDADLVFDVRFLPNPHFIPQFRPLTGKDAKVVRYIRKFEQTRTFLDKVTELLLFLLPHYVHEGKSYLTVAFGCTGGQHRSVMIAEEIAKRLGKKSYRVKAEHRDMPR; from the coding sequence ATGCCAGCCCCTGAGCCGACTCGACGCGCCAAAAAAGACGCCAGTGCCAGCCCATCGCCAGCCCATCCGGCAAGCCGTGAGCTGGTGATTCTCACCGGACTTTCCGGTGCGGGCAAAGGCTCGGCGCTCAAGGCGTTTGAAGATCTCGGCTTCTATGCCGTCGATAATCTGCCCATCGAATTAGTTCCGCGCTTCGCCGAACTGGTCGCCCAGTCCGTTGAAATCACGCGCGCCACGCTGGTCGTCGATGTGCGCGAGGGGCAGAGCCTCGCCAAATTCCCACAAATCCTGCAGGAAGTCCGACAGACCCTCCAGACCACCGTCGTCTTCCTTGAGGCATCGCAGGCCGTGCTGCTGCGCCGCTTTTCTGAGACGCGCCGCCCGCACCCGCTTGGCCGTGAGGAGCAGGTGGTGCACGCCATCGCCGACGAAAAGCAGCGCCTCGAGCCGCTGCGCAACGTCGCCGATATGATCGTCGATACCTCGCGCTTCAACGTGCATGAGCTGCGCGCCTACATTCAGAGCAAGTTCACCCGTGAGGGCAACGCCAAGTCCATGCTCATCACCTGCATGAGCTTCGGCTACAAAAACGGGGTGCCGCTCGACGCCGATCTCGTCTTTGACGTCCGCTTTCTGCCCAACCCTCACTTCATTCCGCAGTTCCGCCCGCTCACCGGCAAAGACGCCAAGGTGGTCCGTTACATTCGCAAGTTTGAGCAGACCCGCACATTTCTCGATAAAGTCACCGAGCTGCTCCTCTTTCTCTTGCCCCATTACGTCCACGAGGGCAAAAGTTATCTCACGGTGGCCTTTGGCTGCACCGGCGGCCAGCACCGCTCCGTCATGATTGCCGAAGAGATCGCAAAGCGTCTCGGCAAAAAGTCCTACCGCGTCAAGGCCGAGCATCGCGATATGCCTCGCTGA
- the hpf gene encoding ribosome hibernation-promoting factor, HPF/YfiA family, producing MQIEYTGRHVHVNNACRALCEEGLERVSKLLGRIVSAHVVLSNEKHRCMAEITIEIRANKLVSTAESTSMETAVRMALEKAETQAKRFKQKMVTKKRLPNEEKVIVEPELTRTRRATAVKRSADRKAAEAPVGATVNGTATAKKSAPGKPVVPVMVHSFPAKTPVIEPHVVRSLDSVAMRPMTLEEAVKEAEFRDREVFVFRNNKGIVCVLHRKRDGKMELIEAP from the coding sequence ATGCAGATCGAGTACACAGGCCGCCACGTTCACGTCAACAATGCCTGCCGCGCGCTGTGTGAGGAAGGCCTGGAACGCGTGAGCAAACTCCTTGGACGCATCGTCAGCGCTCATGTCGTCCTCAGCAATGAAAAGCACCGCTGCATGGCCGAAATCACCATCGAGATTCGCGCCAACAAGCTGGTCAGCACTGCCGAATCCACATCCATGGAAACCGCCGTGCGCATGGCGCTCGAAAAAGCAGAAACCCAGGCCAAGCGCTTCAAGCAAAAAATGGTCACCAAAAAGCGGCTGCCCAATGAAGAAAAAGTCATCGTCGAGCCGGAGTTGACGCGCACCCGCCGCGCCACCGCCGTCAAGCGCAGCGCTGACCGCAAAGCTGCGGAAGCGCCCGTCGGCGCTACCGTCAACGGCACCGCCACCGCGAAAAAATCCGCGCCCGGCAAGCCTGTCGTTCCCGTCATGGTGCACAGCTTTCCTGCAAAAACTCCGGTGATTGAGCCGCACGTCGTGCGCTCGCTCGACTCCGTCGCCATGCGCCCCATGACGCTCGAAGAAGCCGTCAAAGAGGCCGAGTTCCGCGACCGCGAAGTCTTCGTCTTCCGCAACAACAAGGGCATCGTCTGTGTGCTGCACCGCAAGCGCGACGGCAAAATGGAGCTGATCGAAGCCCCCTGA